Proteins from a single region of Mytilus trossulus isolate FHL-02 chromosome 2, PNRI_Mtr1.1.1.hap1, whole genome shotgun sequence:
- the LOC134705606 gene encoding zinc finger protein 236-like has product MDFRRVTGPFIHNSTINEEQTINHERSNTNDEQGEQANTNEASFLEIAERLLGKSEMVSLRQVNEELKNTEIACDIESGNKNKIPGEIILPETTVPENTNTYKHRIDGIDLQKRGENTDICNRNDKFIDNIMNVNQSFEDENSLTDNTEQNKPYVAEQNKPYVAELVKPDTNYSEFVEENVKSRNEEDHDSLGDHLSKILNPSYSHESDSDSIEENLELKRIQSVDNEIENVAQDNVAIKFDKGSQTFMFLSSSNKSNPKDMGTKKFVPQTETCISDRELPYKCKFCDQTFSLFTQLKRHKKIHTKDAPFTCETCGRVYRNDAELKKHRKKHDSLRPHICKECGKTFRQLHQLQNHERIHSGEKPFLCETCGQGFGQKESLRLHERTHTGFKPHKCAICSKTFNNTKCLHRHELTHSGERNFPCTVCGKSYLRNDHLRRHKRSHGEEPRFRCSFCGKGFHQKVNVEEHERIHTGTKPFTCEVCGKAFTQRGNLKSHLIKHSFGACTKDRKDGMSGQYVVHCYLYEQFIGYLPVVMEVDLESTERQSESNVNNQQRQSESNVNNQQRQSESNVNNQQRQSESNVNNQQRQSESNVNNQQRQSESNVNNQQRQSESNVNNQQMVIQEKTIPHLKTDQNNGKTSTFDKTNRMKEVYNQYKVVNDKGNQDQKMILSARIKTDALRNTLEVESIKVSQDVPSMLSSIDKLALKLAASKKQHIISSVRHGGDTISDSPIETHENFSKVDSADRFHNIHMAPETCDMTKIIKEIYEKSIMRDKLLFDKYGKASFYSPVEINLSTKPNQFLSTSASDNFIGTQNSDHIPSDDFDNNCPTDNTEHNINSYMCDMKSEPLEPRVSEEYQIDNGMAPLNESVCPEKSLDDKYDYFSRNIEIFVTHGPPKIKPRKKKAIQLPVDPQPVFDSVDDMGVEEKDEYTKKGYAKPFGCDICHRMFSQIGHLNRHMRIHTGEKPFQCDICGKEFSQSGDKRRHERTHTTYRPYQCFICDKEFNQSGHLQRHLRIHSGHILYNNGEFDKELTRQKYKEDKVACADKTKYCPLCDKTFVKKYLLERHIRSHTGETPYKCEECGKGFTRKDRLYTHARIHSGEKPYCCKECGKGFNQSSHLKTHIRIHTGDKPYKCGVCGKGFAQSHDRKKHERVHTGERPYVCPLCGKDFSDNSQLWKHARTHDEEQEEGTSFKCRSCDKEYEYSSQLIHHMKEHTFERGGRIELPNIGDFGNDSEMEKVRMTAEALLKDTLAIRDSSVNTEPNHAIDGDTHPNVINRTFGCEYNKTFENVAGNSSDNEESEPDQKDDNNEAWESKWNGEMYIAEQAPENGHLI; this is encoded by the exons ATGGACTTTCGTAGAGTAACTGGACCATTTATTCATAATTCAACAATCAATGAAGAACAGACAATAAATCATGAAAGGAGCAACACAAATGATGAACAAGGTGAACAGGCTAATACTAATGAAGCCAGTTTTTTAGAAATCGCAGAACGCCTTTTGGGCAAATCTGAAATGGTGTCATTAAGACAGGTGAATGAAGAACTTAAAAACACAGAGATAGCTTGTGATATAGAGTctggaaataaaaataaaatcccaGGGGAGATAATCTTACCTGAAACAACTGTGCCAGAGAACACAAATACTTATAAACACAGAATAGATGgaattgatttacaaaaaaggGGAGAAAATACAGATATATGCAATAGAAATGATAAAtttattgacaatataatgAATGTCAACCAAAGTTTTGAAGATGAGAATTCACTGACTGACAATACGGAACAAAATAAACCATATGTAGCAGAACAAAATAAACCATATGTAGCAGAATTAGTAAAGCCTGATACAAACTATTCAGAATTTGTTGAGGAGAATGTAAAATCAAGGAATGAAGAGGACCATGACTCATTGGGGGACCATTTatctaaaattttaaacccTAGCTATAGTCATGAGAGTGATTCAGATTCTATTGAAGAAAACTTAGAACTGAAAAGAATTCAGTCTGTTGacaatgaaattgagaatgtggCTCAAGATAATGTAGCTATTAAATTTGACAAAGGAAGCCAAACTTTTATGTTCCTATCATcttcaaacaaatcaaatccAAAAGATATGGGGACAAAGAAATTTGTCCCACAGACTGAAACATGTATCTCTGATAGAGAACTCCcttataaatgtaaattttgtgaTCAAACTTTTAGTCTTTTTACTCAATTGAAAAGACACAAGAAAATTCACACCAAAGATGCCCCATTTACTTGTGAAACATGTGGCCGTGTTTACAGAAATGATGCCGAGCTGAAGAAACATAGGAAGAAACATGATAGTTTAAGACCACATATCTGCAAAGAATGTGGTAAAACATTTAGACAGCTTCACCAGTTACAAAACCATGAGAGAATACATAGTGGAGAAAAACCTTTCTTGTGTGAAACTTGTGGACAGGGATTTGGACAGAAAGAAAGTCTCCGACTTCATGAGCGTACACATACTGGATTTAAACCTCACAAGTGTGCTATATGTAGTAAAACCTTTAACAATACTAAATGTCTTCACCGGCATGAACTTACACACTCGGGTGAACGCAATTTTCCTTGTACTGTTTGTGGGAAATCCTATTTGAGGAATGATCATCTTAGGAGACACAAACGGTCACATGGAGAGGAACCACGTTTCAGATGTTCCTTCTGTGGTAAGGGCTTTCATCAAAAGGTCAATGTTGAAGAACATGAAAGAATTCATACTGGGACTAAGCCTTTTACTTGTGAAGTATGTGGAAAGGCATTCACCCAGAGAGGAAATCTCAAATCTCATCTTATTAAACATTCCTTT GGTGCTTGTACCAAGGATCGTAAGGATGGGATGTCTGGACAATATGTTGTTCATTGTTATTTGTATGAACAGTTTATTGG atatttACCAGTGGTGATGGAAGTAGACTTGGAGAGTACAGAAAGACAATCTGAATCCAATGTTAACAACCAGCAAAGACAATCTGAATCCAATGTTAACAACCAGCAAAGACAATCTGAATCCAATGTTAACAACCAGCAAAGACAATCTGAATCCAATGTTAACAACCAGCAAAGACAATCTGAATCCAATGTTAACAACCAGCAAAGACAATCTGAATCCAATGTTAACAACCAGCAAAGACAATCTGAATCCAATGTTAACAACCAGCAAATGGTTATACAAGAGAAAACTATACCTCATTTAAAAACTGATCAGAATAATGGCAAAACATCAACCTTTGATAAAACGAACAGAATGAAAGAGGTTTATAATCAATACAAAGTGGTCAATGATAAAGGGAATCAGGACCAGAAAATGATACTTTCAGCTCGAATAAAAACAGATGCCTTGAGAAATACACTGGAGGTAGAGTCGATCAAAGTATCACAAGATGTACCATCTATGTTATCGTCAATTGACAAGCTTGCGCTAAAACTAGCAGCTAGTAAGAAACAGCATATTATCAGTTCAGTTAGACATGGAGGTGACACGATTAGCGATTCGCCAATAGAAACGCATGAAAACTTTAGCAAAGTAGACTCAGCTGATCGTTTCCATAATATTCACATGGCTCCAGAAACATGCGACATGACCAAgataattaaagaaatatacGAGAAAAGTATAATGAGGGACAAactgttatttgataaatacGGGAAAGCCTCTTTTTACTCTCCAGTAGAAATTAATTTGTCAACTAAACCAAACCAGTTTCTCAGTACGTCTGCTAGTGACAACTTTATTGGTACCCAAAATAGCGATCATATACCATCTGATGATTTTGACAACAATTGTCCTACTGATAACACTGAACACAATATTAATAGTTACATGTGTGACATGAAATCTGAACCTTTAGAACCTAGAGTAAGCGAGGAGTATCAAATAGACAATGGCATGGCACCTCTCAATGAAAGTGTTTGTCCTGAGAAATCTCTTGATGATAAATATGACTATTTTAGccgaaatattgaaatattcgTAACTCATGGGCCACCAAAGATTAAACCTCGTAAAAAGAAAGCTATACAACTGCCTGTTGATCCACAACCAGTGTTTGACAGCGTAGATGACATGGGTGTTGAGGAAAAAGATGAATATACAAAGAAGGGATACGCTAAGCCATTTGGATGCGATATATGCCACCGAATGTTTAGTCAGATTGGCCACCTAAATCGACACATGCGCATTCATACTGGAGAAAAACCATTCCAGTGTGACATATGTGGAAAAGAATTTAGCCAGAGCGGTGATAAACGCAGACACGAACGGACGCACACAACATATAGACCgtatcaatgttttatttgtgaTAAAGAATTTAACCAGAGTGGTCATTTACAGCGCCATCTCCGAATACATTCCGGACACATTCTTTATAATAATGGCGAATTTGATAAGGAACTAACCAGACAGAAATACAAGGAAGACAAGGTAGCCTGTgctgacaaaacaaaatattgtccaCTTTGTGACAAAACTTTTGtgaaaaagtatttattagaACGACATATTCGATCTCATACAGGGGAGACGCCTTATAAGTGTGAGGAATGTGGTAAGGGATTCACAAGAAAAGATAGACTCTACACACATGCGAGGATACACAGTGGAGAGAAACCTTATTGCTGTAAAGAATGTGGTAAAGGTTTCAACCAAAGCAGTCACTTAAAAACACATATCAGGATACatacag GTGATAAACCATATAAATGTGGAGTTTGTGGAAAAGGTTTTGCACAGTCACATGACAGAAAGAAGCACGAACGCGTTCATACTGGGGAACGCCCTTATGTATGTCCCTTATGTGGTAAAGATTTCAGTGATAATTCTCAACTGTGGAAACATGCACGTACTCATGACGAAGAACAAGAGGAGGGCACGTCATTTAAATGTCGAAGCTGTGATAAGGAATACGAGTATAGCTCTCAGTTAATTCATCACATGAAAGAACACACGTTTGAGCGAGGTGGGAGAATTGAATTACCCAATATTGGAGATTTTGGTAATGACTCAGAAATGGAGAAAGTACGAATGACAGCAGAAGCTCTTTTAAAAGATACCCTAGCCATTAGAGACAGTAGTGTAAATACAGAACCAAACCACGCCATAGACGGGGACACACACCCTAATGTTATTAACAGAACGTTTGGATGcgaatataataaaacattcgAAAATGTAGCAGGCAATTCTTCTGATAATGAAGAAAGCGAACCAGATCAGAAAGACGATAACAACGAGGCGTGGGAGTCGAAATGGAACGGAGAAATGTATATTGCTGAACAGGCTCCTGAGAATGgacatttaatttga
- the LOC134704905 gene encoding uncharacterized protein LOC134704905 encodes MEYTCVLYLLLCYVCVIFGQDPACSGRDQCSCVTTDNQVIDLSSLGKTDGNAMFPDLQAPDGYMYSYNPCYPFTEIQCVDQAVCQVPVDRTTSYPAGDAVSAVFSNDGINNRITYSSTDGAGTTRQSQVTLVCDPSASTPVMTPLGEQGSSIYYLTLTSKCCCPGGCADGPPPTGPGPTKKPGEPGEIDGLSIGSILCIVVLCVGVVYLIGGVLFMKFGKQASGADLMPNKKFWSGVPTNIKTGFQFTYGKVRGKSSAEYSSI; translated from the exons ATGGAGTATAcgtgtgttttatatttattactgtGTTACGTATGTGTAATATTTGGACAAGATCCCGCGTGTTCTGGCAGAGATCAGTGTTCATGTGTGACTACTGACAATCAAGTTATAGATCTCAGTTCATTAGGAAAAACAGATGGAAATGCGAT GTTTCCAGATTTACAAGCACCAGATGGTTACATGTATTCATACAATCCATGTTATCCGTTCACAGAAATTCAATGTGTTGACCAGGCA GTTTGTCAAGTTCCAGTAGACAGAACCACATCTTATCCGGCTGGAGATGCTGTTTCTGCTGTGTTCTCAAACGATGGCATCAATAACCGTATTACGTATTCTTCAACAGATGGCGCTGGCACGACAAG ACAATCACAAGTGACACTGGTATGTGATCCAAGTGCAAGTACTCCCGTAATGACACCTCTTGGTGAACAGGGAAGCAGCATATAT TACTTAACATTGACTTCAAAATGTTGTTGCCCTGGTGGATGTGCCGATGGTCCTCCACCGACTGGCCCTGGCCCAACGAAGAAACCCGGAGAACCAGGAGAAATAGATGGTCTAAGTATAGGCAGTATTCTTTGTATTGT AGTCCTCTGTGTTGGTGTTGTTTACTTGATCGGAGGAGTTTTgttcatgaaatttggaaagCAGGCATCAGGGGCggatttaatgccaaataaaaaattctgGTCAGGTGTTCCTACAAATATAaag ACTGGATTCCAATTTACATATGGAAAAGTCCGCGGGAAGTCATCTGCTGAATATTCATCGATATGa